The region ACGAACGACTTCCGCCGCGTCCATCCGGGCGGCAGCCTGGGGCGTCAGCTCTCGCTCTTCGTTCAGTCGCTCATGCACACGGAGAACCTCCCTCTGGCGCGGCTCGGAGCGCCCCTGTCCCAGGCCCTGGAAACGCTCAACCGGGGCGGGCTGGGCTTGGTGGCTGTTTTGGACGCGGACGGCCGCGTGAGCGGGGTGCTCACCGACGGCGACGTGCGGCGTATGGTCTGCAAGGGCGGCTTCCAGGCGAAAGATCCGGTGGAGGCGCATATGACCCGCAACCCCCGGCGCGTCCGCGTGGGGGACTCGGCGGCCCGCGCCCTGGACATCATGGAGGCGCACCAGATCCTGGTCCTGCCCGTGGTGGGCGAGAACGAGCGACTGGCCGGGCTCATCCACCTCCATGACCTGTTGGGCAAGGGCCGCTTCCGCTTTGCCTCCGGTTCGTCCAGCGGCGGTGTCGGCGACTGACATGGTGACGGCCCACAGCCAGGCGGGCGATCCGGGCGTCTGCGCCCGCTGCGCGCTGCAAGGCCCCACCTGCTGCCGCACCGAAATCGGGCGGGAAGAGTTCTGCTTTCCCCTGTCCAAAGTGGAGCAGGCCCGCATCCGTGACATTCTGCCCGCGTCTGGAGGCTTCGCCCTCCAGGACAACACGGCGGCCTTCGTGGACGGGGTCTGCCGCCTGTTCCCGGGGGAGGAGGCGGAGGTCCGGGCGCTGTTTCCGGCCCGCAAGCAACATTTCCGTCTGGCCTTGGACGAACGGGGAGCCTGTCGGCTCCTGGGAACCCAGGGCTGCCTGCTGCCTCGCGAGGGGCGGCCCTATTACTGCCGCCTGTTTCCGCTGTGGGTCACGGGCGTGGAGATCACGGTGTTCGACGCCCAGGGGTGCTTGGTCCGCCGGGAATCCCGGAGCGTCGCCGGGCTTCTGGAGCGGCTTGCCATGACCCGGGCCGAAGTTTTCGACCTGCATGGGCGCCTGCGCCTGGCCTGGGGCCTGCCGCCCCGACGCGGCCTGGCGCCGGTCCGGCGCGGTTTCTGAGGACGAGGATGTGATGAAGGTTCTACGAGTTCTGCTGGTTCTTCTGGTTTCCGGCCTGCTTCTTTCGGCCGCCGGACTGTACATGCTCGTGCATTGGGCTTCCCGCGACCTGCCCGGGTTCCAGAAGATCACCGACTACCGGCCGCCCCTGGTGACCACGGTGTATTCCTCGGACAACCATGTCCTGGGCTACTTTTACCGCGAGAAACGCTTCCTGGCCCGCCTGGATCAGATGAGCCCTTGGCTGCCCAAGGCCTTCCTGGCCGCCGAGGACGCGGGTTTCTACCAGCACGAGGGCGTGGACATCACGGCCATCCTGCGCGCCGCGCTCATCAACCTCAAGTCCGGGCACATCCGCCAGGGCGGCAGCACCATCACCCAGCAGATCATCAAGCGCCTTCTGCTGACCTCCGAGCGCAGCTACGAACGCAAGCTCAAGGAAGCCATCCTGGCCTACCGCTTGGAGCACTACCTGACCAAAGACGAGATACTCACCATCTATCTGAACCAGATATTCCTCGGCTCCAACGCCTACGGCGTGGAGGCGGCCGCCCGGGAGTACTTCGGCAAGCACGTGAACGAGCTGACCCTGGCCGAGTGCGCCATCCTCGCGGGATTGCCTCAGGCCCCCAGCCGCTACAGCCCCAACCGGGATCCGGACCTGGCCAAGAACCGCCAGAAGTACGTGCTCGAGCGCATGTTCGAGATGGGCTGGATCAACCGCGCGCAATACGAGGAGGCCTTGGCCCAGCCGCTGGTCTACAAGAGCATGCCGGACATCTCCTGGAAGGTGGGCCCGTACTACCTGGAGGAAGTGCGCCGCTGGCTCATCGACAAGTTCGGCGAGGACGCGGTCTATGAGGGCGGTCTGCACGTCTCCACCCCGTGCGATCTGACGCACCAGGCCGCGGCCGACGCCGCGCTCAAGCAGGGCCTGCTGGATGCGGCCAAGCGCCGCGGCTGGGACGGGCCGGTGCAGCATCTTGAGCAGCACCAGTTCCAGGCCTTCCTCGGCGACACGGACTACGGCCCGGAGGACATCTGGCCCGGCCGCTGGATCAAGGTCCTGGTCACGGCCGTCGCGCCCGGTCAGGTGCGGGTGCAGTTCGGCAAGCAGCAGGGGATCATTCCGGTGTCCAGCATGGGCTGGTGCCGGACGCCCAATCCCCGCAGGGCCCCGGAGGACGTGCCCAAGGTCACGGACGCCACGCGCGTGCTCAAACGCGGCGACGTGGTCTGGGCCACTCTGTCGGAGAAGCCCTCGCCGGAGAAGGGCGTACATCTGTTGGATCTGGAGCGTCTGCCCGGTCCCGAGGGCGCGCTCGTCTCACTCAAGCCCGACACTGGCGACGTGGTGGCCCTGTCCGGCGGCTTCGGTTTCGAACTGAGCCAGTTCAACCGGGCCACCCAGGCCTTGCGGCAGCCCGGTTCAGCCTTCAAGCCCCTGGTCTACTGCACGGCCATCGACAACGGCTTCACTGCGGCCTCCATGGTGCTGGACGCGCCCATCGTCTTCGAGAACGTGGAACTGGGCAAGATCTGGAAACCCGAGAACTACGAGGGCATCTTCTACGGGCCCACACTCCTGCGCACGGCCCTGGTCAAGTCCCGCAACCTGGTCACCATCCGGGTGGCCCAGAAGATCGGGGTACGCCGGATCATCGAGCGGGCCAAGGTCATGGGCCTGACCGCCGACCTGCCCGAGGATCTTTCCGTGGCCCTGGGCTCGGCTTCGGTGAGCCTGCTCAATCTTTGCCAGGCCTATACGCCCTTCCCCCGGGGCGGCACGACCATCAAGCCGGTCATGGTCCACCGGGTGCTCTCGGCCTGGGGAGAGGAGCTCTATCGCTCCATTCCCGAGGTCAAGGACGCCATCAGCCCCCAGACCGCCTTCATCATGGCCACCATGATGAAGGACGTGGTCCAGTTCGGCACTGGCTGGCGGGCCAAGGAACTGGGCCGCCCCGTGGCGGGCAAGACCGGCACGAGCAACGACGAGCACGACGCCTGGTTCATGGGCTACACGCCGTATCTGCTCACCGGGGTCTGGGTGGGCTACGACCAGCTGCAGCCCATGGGCCGTCTGGAAAGCGGATCACGCACCGCCAGTCCCATCTGGGTCGCTTACCGCAAGCAGGTGGAGGACAAGTTCCCCTACCAGGACTTCGAGCAGCCCACGGGCGTGGTCATGGTCCATGTGGACGCCAAGAACGGCCTTCTGGCCGGTCCCGGCACCACCGAGGATCTCTTCCTGCCCTTCAAGGAGGGTACGCAGCCCACGGAAGTCTCGCGCGGCGGAGGCGACGTTTCTTCGGGCGGCGCCTCGGGATCGGAAGAGGACTTGTTCAAGCAGGTCTACTGAGCGCCGCCGGCGGCGGGGAGGAACGATGGAACTCGAACTCTTCCAGGTGGACGCCTTCGCCGACCGGGTCTTCAGCGGCAACCCGGCGGCCGTGGTGCCGCTGAGGAAGTGGCTTCCCGACGCCACGCTCCAGGCGATCGCCTCGGAGAACAACCTCGCCGAGACGGCCTTCTATCTGAAGAAGGGCGAATACTACGAGCTGCGCTGGTTCACCCCCGAGACCGAGGTGGACCTCTGCGGCCACGCCACCCTGGCCACCGCGCACGTGCTTTTTGAGCACAAGAAATATCCCGACGCCTGCATCGTCTTCGAAACCCAGAGCGGGCGGCTGTTCGTGGAACGCGAGGGCGGATTGCTGTTCATGGACTTCCCGGCCTGGGAGCCGAAGCCCTTTCCCGTGCCTGAACGGGTGATTCGCGGCCTGGGGGCCAAGCCCCGGGAGATGTGGGCCACGCGTGACTACCTGGCCGTGTTCGACTCCGAGGAGGAGGTTCGGGCGCTTCGACCGGACATGGGCCTGCTGGCCGAGCTGGAGACCATCTGCGTCATTTGCACGGCCCCTGGCGGGGACTACGATTTCATCTCCCGTTCCTTCGCCCCGGGAGTGGGCATTCCCGAGGATCCGGTC is a window of Desulfovibrio aminophilus DSM 12254 DNA encoding:
- a CDS encoding penicillin-binding protein 1A; amino-acid sequence: MKVLRVLLVLLVSGLLLSAAGLYMLVHWASRDLPGFQKITDYRPPLVTTVYSSDNHVLGYFYREKRFLARLDQMSPWLPKAFLAAEDAGFYQHEGVDITAILRAALINLKSGHIRQGGSTITQQIIKRLLLTSERSYERKLKEAILAYRLEHYLTKDEILTIYLNQIFLGSNAYGVEAAAREYFGKHVNELTLAECAILAGLPQAPSRYSPNRDPDLAKNRQKYVLERMFEMGWINRAQYEEALAQPLVYKSMPDISWKVGPYYLEEVRRWLIDKFGEDAVYEGGLHVSTPCDLTHQAAADAALKQGLLDAAKRRGWDGPVQHLEQHQFQAFLGDTDYGPEDIWPGRWIKVLVTAVAPGQVRVQFGKQQGIIPVSSMGWCRTPNPRRAPEDVPKVTDATRVLKRGDVVWATLSEKPSPEKGVHLLDLERLPGPEGALVSLKPDTGDVVALSGGFGFELSQFNRATQALRQPGSAFKPLVYCTAIDNGFTAASMVLDAPIVFENVELGKIWKPENYEGIFYGPTLLRTALVKSRNLVTIRVAQKIGVRRIIERAKVMGLTADLPEDLSVALGSASVSLLNLCQAYTPFPRGGTTIKPVMVHRVLSAWGEELYRSIPEVKDAISPQTAFIMATMMKDVVQFGTGWRAKELGRPVAGKTGTSNDEHDAWFMGYTPYLLTGVWVGYDQLQPMGRLESGSRTASPIWVAYRKQVEDKFPYQDFEQPTGVVMVHVDAKNGLLAGPGTTEDLFLPFKEGTQPTEVSRGGGDVSSGGASGSEEDLFKQVY
- a CDS encoding PhzF family phenazine biosynthesis protein, with the translated sequence MELELFQVDAFADRVFSGNPAAVVPLRKWLPDATLQAIASENNLAETAFYLKKGEYYELRWFTPETEVDLCGHATLATAHVLFEHKKYPDACIVFETQSGRLFVEREGGLLFMDFPAWEPKPFPVPERVIRGLGAKPREMWATRDYLAVFDSEEEVRALRPDMGLLAELETICVICTAPGGDYDFISRSFAPGVGIPEDPVTGSSHCTLAPYWSRRLGKKTLTAFQASSRGGELFCEAMGDRVKIAGHAVCYLKGAIRLPD